The Candidatus Poribacteria bacterium genome contains a region encoding:
- the sbcD gene encoding exonuclease subunit SbcD, with translation MRILHTADWHIGQRLHERSRLDEHEQFLDWLLNTIQEYNVELLLVSGDIFDTSLPSAEATNLYYGFLYRLFNETDAYTVITAGNHDSARHLEAPREFLKMGRIHVVGLANEVADCVVTLPPDNPRIAIAAVPYLSESDLRHLSYEAEADRNERYREWLKAFYADCVAAMPVELPKILMGHLFVQGGKIGNSERNVQIGGATATHASDFPENVSYVALGHLHRPQTINGTDYPIRYSGSPIPLRFNETGYRKKVYLLELSDDGTLIQDEEIEIPIFKELCIVEGDEVSVLPQAMTGEWNGKYIQVKLKLDTPRVGISDEIRKQFGDRGGEVLSVELELPEMAQGPTIPVEDMKRPEEIFEQFHRTKFDGEPPDETLAQTFSELVQLVEEFE, from the coding sequence ATGAGAATTCTGCACACCGCTGATTGGCACATCGGACAACGGCTCCACGAACGTTCCCGACTTGATGAACACGAGCAATTCCTCGACTGGCTTCTTAACACAATCCAAGAGTATAACGTTGAGCTCCTCCTCGTTTCAGGCGATATTTTTGACACCTCCCTTCCGTCAGCAGAAGCAACAAACCTCTATTACGGGTTTCTGTACCGCCTTTTTAATGAAACGGATGCTTATACAGTGATTACCGCTGGCAATCACGACTCCGCTCGGCACTTGGAAGCTCCACGCGAATTTCTCAAAATGGGTAGAATCCACGTCGTCGGTCTCGCAAATGAGGTTGCTGATTGCGTCGTTACCCTTCCGCCTGACAATCCTCGGATTGCTATTGCGGCTGTTCCATATCTTTCCGAAAGCGATCTCCGACACCTTTCGTATGAAGCGGAGGCGGATAGGAACGAACGGTATCGGGAATGGCTTAAGGCATTTTATGCGGATTGTGTTGCTGCCATGCCAGTGGAACTCCCGAAAATTTTAATGGGACATCTCTTCGTTCAAGGTGGAAAAATAGGTAATTCCGAACGGAATGTCCAGATTGGAGGCGCGACCGCTACCCACGCAAGCGATTTCCCTGAGAATGTGAGTTATGTCGCTTTAGGGCACCTCCATAGACCACAGACGATCAACGGCACCGATTATCCAATCCGGTATTCAGGCTCGCCAATTCCGCTAAGGTTCAACGAAACGGGTTATCGCAAAAAGGTGTATCTGCTGGAGTTATCTGACGATGGGACCCTGATACAAGACGAAGAAATTGAGATTCCTATCTTCAAGGAATTGTGTATTGTTGAAGGTGATGAAGTTTCGGTTTTGCCACAAGCAATGACGGGCGAGTGGAATGGAAAGTATATACAGGTCAAACTGAAATTAGATACCCCAAGAGTCGGTATCAGCGATGAAATTCGGAAGCAATTCGGAGACCGTGGCGGTGAGGTTTTGAGCGTTGAACTTGAACTGCCAGAAATGGCGCAAGGACCGACGATCCCCGTTGAAGACATGAAACGTCCAGAAGAAATCTTTGAACAGTTTCACAGAACAAAATTCGACGGTGAACCACCGGATGAGACCTTGGCGCAAACATTCAGTGAATTAGTCCAACTTGTTGAGGAATTTGAATGA
- a CDS encoding phytanoyl-CoA dioxygenase family protein, with protein sequence MKDNKRILTPELEEMEVYGETRVGWDEHTPVNETVDANGNPPPSNRGFGVADPNSPKRRVYDDPEVEALRGKLREHNGIRGLEICEPHETKKIARIFHRDGFAVVKDLLNAEQLARWREGCAEALRDILSIPGPGNRKYTAETGRLPHRYSYGTSSASRQMLHHSAWASMIDLPTTTPIVAEIFGSSDYRVWGSGGDLCLPGAIEYQHLHADGRDPQHLSEARTAQAERLGAQLHRDDNGNLNVPSQKLIMEMTPPMVTINFIMCDLTWENGPIRQIPGSHTLEQNPPSPADEPDWMKHSTLVGATAGSGVFRDNRAWHGATPNLSKEIRALPNVEYAAPWRTQHGFSRIMPHEIWETLTPYAQKLCDWIKADPGVWPPGAGIMHPLSSKRAEAAKG encoded by the coding sequence ATGAAAGACAACAAACGAATCTTAACCCCAGAACTCGAAGAGATGGAAGTCTACGGCGAAACACGGGTCGGATGGGATGAGCACACACCCGTCAATGAAACCGTTGATGCCAACGGAAACCCACCGCCCAGTAACAGAGGCTTCGGTGTGGCGGATCCCAACTCGCCGAAGCGTCGGGTCTATGATGACCCTGAAGTTGAGGCACTTCGCGGAAAACTGCGCGAACATAACGGCATTCGCGGACTTGAAATTTGCGAACCTCACGAAACCAAGAAAATCGCTCGAATCTTCCACCGCGATGGCTTCGCTGTCGTCAAAGACCTTCTCAATGCCGAGCAGCTCGCGCGCTGGAGAGAAGGGTGTGCTGAAGCACTGCGCGATATTCTCTCCATACCGGGACCCGGGAACAGAAAATACACAGCCGAAACCGGACGGCTGCCACACCGCTATAGTTACGGCACCTCTTCCGCTTCAAGGCAGATGCTGCACCACTCTGCTTGGGCAAGCATGATTGACTTGCCGACGACCACGCCAATCGTCGCAGAAATTTTCGGCTCTTCAGATTATCGGGTCTGGGGTTCAGGTGGCGACCTCTGCCTCCCTGGTGCGATTGAGTACCAACACCTGCATGCCGATGGTAGAGATCCACAACACCTTTCTGAAGCACGTACTGCCCAAGCGGAACGACTCGGTGCTCAACTCCACAGAGACGACAACGGGAACCTTAACGTCCCGTCACAAAAACTGATTATGGAGATGACTCCACCGATGGTCACCATTAATTTCATCATGTGCGATCTCACTTGGGAAAATGGACCGATCCGCCAGATTCCGGGGTCACACACTTTAGAACAAAACCCGCCGTCTCCGGCTGACGAACCGGATTGGATGAAACACTCAACGCTCGTCGGTGCAACAGCGGGTTCTGGTGTGTTCCGAGATAATCGGGCATGGCACGGCGCAACCCCGAACCTCTCAAAAGAAATTCGTGCCCTACCAAACGTCGAGTACGCTGCGCCGTGGCGCACACAACACGGTTTCAGTAGGATTATGCCCCACGAAATCTGGGAGACCTTGACACCGTACGCCCAGAAATTGTGTGACTGGATTAAGGCGGATCCAGGTGTTTGGCCCCCCGGTGCCGGTATCATGCACCCGCTATCAAGTAAGCGTGCAGAAGCAGCAAAGGGATAG
- a CDS encoding Gfo/Idh/MocA family oxidoreductase → MLNWGVMGAGGIAYVFCNGMRFTDSGQILAVASRTQSRIDRLVNDFGIPRQYNDYADLLTDDDIDAVYIATIHPLHAEWAIKCAEAGKHLLVEKPISMNHAEAAAMVDAARENDVFLMEAFMSRCHPQIAKMVELIQNGTIGEVQVIRATFGYRSGFNPQSRIYNREMGGGGILDIGCYTASMARKVAGAAANKLFLNPISVKGNGKIGPTGVDQIAAATLKFENDIIAEIICAVECNYGSNVTIYGTEGTLTIPNPWLPSSPCRGAREPLPLDTTFPATQLIVQSAQSRETTEVTIPVDRDLFTYEADTVAAHIPDRQAPAMSWDDTLGNMQLLDAWLAEVGVVH, encoded by the coding sequence ATGTTAAATTGGGGCGTTATGGGCGCAGGCGGTATCGCTTATGTTTTTTGTAATGGAATGCGTTTCACAGACAGCGGACAGATCCTTGCTGTTGCGAGTCGCACCCAATCTCGCATAGACAGACTCGTCAACGATTTCGGTATTCCGCGCCAATACAACGATTACGCTGATCTGTTGACGGATGATGATATTGATGCTGTCTACATTGCAACGATTCATCCACTTCACGCGGAGTGGGCGATAAAGTGCGCGGAAGCAGGAAAACATCTTCTCGTCGAGAAACCGATCAGCATGAATCACGCCGAAGCAGCGGCTATGGTAGACGCAGCACGCGAAAATGACGTGTTTCTCATGGAAGCCTTTATGTCCCGGTGCCACCCGCAGATCGCTAAAATGGTTGAACTGATACAAAATGGCACCATCGGCGAGGTCCAAGTCATTCGAGCGACGTTCGGTTACCGCTCAGGTTTCAATCCACAGAGTCGTATCTATAACCGTGAAATGGGGGGCGGCGGTATTCTCGACATTGGGTGTTATACTGCCTCAATGGCACGTAAAGTTGCAGGTGCAGCGGCAAACAAACTGTTTCTGAATCCTATTTCTGTAAAAGGGAACGGAAAAATCGGTCCCACAGGTGTTGACCAGATCGCAGCAGCGACCCTGAAATTTGAGAACGATATTATCGCTGAGATCATTTGCGCCGTTGAATGCAACTATGGCAGTAACGTCACCATCTACGGTACAGAGGGGACACTAACAATCCCGAACCCGTGGCTACCATCATCGCCTTGCCGCGGTGCGCGGGAACCGCTACCGCTCGATACAACCTTTCCCGCAACGCAGCTGATCGTTCAATCGGCCCAAAGTCGGGAAACGACTGAAGTGACGATACCCGTTGATAGGGATCTGTTTACTTATGAAGCCGATACCGTCGCCGCGCACATTCCGGACCGACAGGCACCGGCGATGTCTTGGGACGACACGCTCGGTAACATGCAGCTGCTGGACGCTTGGTTGGCAGAGGTCGGTGTTGTTCATTGA
- a CDS encoding phytanoyl-CoA dioxygenase family protein — protein sequence MVKDELFQERVVRVEKPSAHFTLLRNPNGEFLGVSDTNAPAVFDYVDDKAIWEQVKGAKTYRHVVSGIQLEVEPADADDGCYLRHNGTPLESDGSGSNEGAVFYAGHGPAHLPSESLESFRQNGWACLPSIIAPDIVEELERVSCTGRWEEGIYDRSISPLNQTAAVAKIATEPVSLWLMRQYMETQEIRLGHSPSFAILPKDDGKRNVQGWHSDFPYLWDIAGSEVVNRIPVHKVDGLVMGVQRNLCVSEFRKENGATCFKLGSHVRGEGPPVEWGNGNTTRQEGYRETRGLPYTGPEADVVEAPPGSYIVYDSRIWHRAGVNRTPHKRAAMLQAVIPMYIMPFMDTSRPYKDFIHSDFVDELTPLEQRELEAIMVNKMVGPAGHLAITVDEELTEKIRGTQ from the coding sequence ATGGTCAAAGACGAACTTTTTCAGGAACGCGTCGTCCGGGTTGAAAAGCCGTCGGCGCATTTTACTCTGCTTCGCAACCCTAACGGAGAATTCCTTGGTGTTTCTGATACGAATGCACCGGCAGTCTTCGATTATGTAGACGACAAGGCAATATGGGAACAGGTCAAAGGTGCCAAAACTTATCGCCATGTCGTCTCTGGCATCCAACTTGAAGTGGAACCCGCCGATGCTGATGACGGCTGCTACTTGCGTCATAACGGAACGCCACTTGAGAGTGATGGAAGTGGATCAAATGAAGGTGCGGTGTTTTATGCTGGACACGGTCCTGCACATCTACCGTCTGAGTCCCTGGAATCATTCAGACAGAATGGATGGGCTTGCTTGCCGTCCATCATCGCCCCTGATATTGTTGAAGAGTTAGAACGTGTGAGCTGCACCGGTCGCTGGGAAGAGGGAATTTATGATCGCAGTATTTCGCCTCTGAACCAAACTGCTGCGGTAGCAAAAATTGCAACGGAACCCGTCTCCTTGTGGTTGATGCGCCAATACATGGAAACCCAAGAAATCCGTCTCGGACACTCCCCCAGTTTCGCTATACTCCCCAAAGATGACGGCAAACGAAACGTTCAAGGTTGGCACTCAGACTTCCCCTACCTCTGGGATATTGCTGGCAGTGAAGTCGTCAACCGAATCCCCGTTCACAAGGTCGATGGTTTGGTTATGGGGGTACAGCGTAACCTCTGCGTCTCGGAATTCCGTAAGGAGAACGGAGCGACCTGTTTTAAACTCGGATCGCACGTCCGAGGCGAAGGTCCACCGGTAGAGTGGGGAAATGGAAATACCACAAGGCAAGAAGGGTACCGCGAAACCAGAGGATTGCCATACACTGGACCAGAAGCAGATGTCGTTGAAGCACCACCGGGCAGCTACATCGTTTACGACTCTCGAATTTGGCACCGCGCCGGTGTAAACCGCACACCCCATAAACGCGCAGCGATGTTGCAGGCGGTGATCCCGATGTACATTATGCCGTTCATGGATACAAGTCGTCCGTACAAGGATTTCATCCACAGTGACTTCGTGGACGAACTGACACCACTTGAACAGAGGGAACTTGAGGCAATCATGGTAAATAAGATGGTCGGTCCAGCCGGACATCTGGCGATTACCGTTGATGAGGAATTGACCGAGAAAATTCGTGGGACCCAGTAG
- a CDS encoding Gfo/Idh/MocA family oxidoreductase, with translation MRKAKIASVGCGWVAKRWHLPTIAELAKRGDLDYVAVCDADADIAREAGETYGLPYYTDVEQMLEKHSDIDVVDISTGDYTHHPIAKMVAEHKMHPIVEKPMAPTLACCDVIIDSCRKNGVHFEVAENYFRMPGDRIIIKLIQEGVLGDIMRVHFIEPFGRREFVHGAGKPRGIASPISTFTSHSGVCIDMGVHRMSQIRFYAQSEPKRITGITKQFVPGPDRVYEDWGHALIEFESGAVGVYETSQVGEETIKYRQIMGTKGVITDVDFWTADFPLRALVNGEMKDIPIETERHKVDGVDVLSKIVVHTDPQIVYKNPFRNYAIDDWNVGTAEEIMTIARAALTGEPPEYGIGGRKDVEMCVALYESSRTGMMPIDLPITKTTGYEQMVHDEFRQKFGHAIDE, from the coding sequence ATGCGGAAAGCCAAGATCGCGTCGGTAGGTTGTGGTTGGGTTGCAAAACGTTGGCACCTCCCCACAATCGCCGAATTGGCAAAAAGAGGGGATTTGGATTACGTCGCTGTTTGCGATGCAGATGCGGACATCGCTCGCGAAGCCGGTGAGACGTACGGTCTACCCTATTATACAGATGTTGAGCAGATGTTGGAAAAGCACAGCGACATTGACGTTGTAGACATCAGCACCGGCGACTATACACACCATCCGATCGCGAAGATGGTCGCTGAACACAAGATGCACCCCATCGTTGAAAAACCGATGGCACCGACCCTCGCGTGTTGTGATGTGATAATAGATAGCTGCAGAAAAAACGGTGTGCACTTTGAAGTCGCCGAGAATTACTTTCGGATGCCGGGGGACAGAATCATCATAAAACTGATTCAGGAAGGTGTGCTTGGCGATATTATGCGAGTTCACTTTATCGAACCCTTTGGACGTAGGGAGTTCGTGCACGGTGCAGGAAAACCGCGAGGTATAGCGTCGCCCATCTCAACATTTACTTCGCATTCCGGTGTTTGCATTGACATGGGCGTTCACCGGATGTCCCAGATTCGATTTTATGCCCAAAGCGAGCCGAAAAGAATCACTGGAATCACCAAGCAGTTCGTTCCCGGTCCCGACAGGGTTTACGAAGATTGGGGTCACGCGCTTATTGAATTTGAAAGCGGTGCCGTTGGTGTTTATGAGACCTCTCAGGTTGGCGAAGAAACGATTAAGTACAGACAGATTATGGGAACGAAAGGCGTAATAACAGACGTTGATTTCTGGACAGCCGATTTTCCGCTGCGTGCCCTCGTCAACGGTGAAATGAAAGACATTCCCATTGAAACGGAACGACACAAAGTTGACGGGGTTGATGTCCTTTCCAAAATCGTCGTGCATACCGATCCACAGATTGTTTATAAAAATCCTTTCAGAAATTATGCAATAGACGATTGGAATGTCGGAACTGCTGAGGAGATTATGACCATCGCAAGGGCGGCACTCACAGGAGAGCCACCGGAGTACGGCATCGGGGGTCGGAAAGACGTGGAGATGTGCGTCGCGTTATACGAATCCTCACGGACGGGAATGATGCCCATCGACCTTCCGATAACGAAAACGACCGGCTATGAGCAGATGGTTCACGATGAATTTCGCCAAAAATTTGGGCATGCCATTGACGAATAG
- the aroQ gene encoding type II 3-dehydroquinate dehydratase, with translation MNILVLHGPNLHLLGKRQPEIYGHQTLSDINATLDRYAAASPHAIVLKIFQSNHEGELVSIIGDHIDWADGILINPAAYTHTSVAIRDALSTVARPVIEIHLSNIYAREDFRHHSYISAVAVGVIGGFGTHSYTLALEAMIQILQENVTA, from the coding sequence ATGAACATCCTCGTCCTACACGGACCAAATCTACATCTGTTGGGAAAACGCCAGCCGGAGATTTACGGACACCAAACGTTATCCGACATCAACGCTACACTTGACCGGTACGCAGCGGCATCACCGCACGCGATTGTTCTCAAAATCTTCCAATCTAACCACGAAGGCGAACTCGTATCCATCATCGGGGACCATATCGACTGGGCAGATGGCATTCTGATTAACCCTGCTGCCTATACACACACGAGCGTTGCCATCCGAGACGCGCTTTCTACTGTCGCACGACCCGTCATCGAGATCCACCTCTCTAACATTTACGCCCGCGAAGACTTTCGGCATCACTCTTATATATCAGCGGTTGCTGTTGGTGTCATCGGTGGCTTTGGAACGCATAGTTATACGCTCGCTCTTGAAGCAATGATCCAGATTTTGCAAGAAAATGTCACGGCATAA
- a CDS encoding DegT/DnrJ/EryC1/StrS family aminotransferase: MAQNPFIPFSRPWIDDTEIEAVSQVLASKWISTGNRVREFERAFAEYLGVKHAIAVSSCTHALHLSLVIAGIGNGDEVITTPYTFTATAEAIRYVGAKPVFVDIHPDTLNIDTNKIEQAITPRTKAILPVHIAGIACDMDALQDLCQNHNLVLIDDAAHAIPTEYKGQSIGNIGDLSAFSFYANKNLTTGEGGMITTNSDAFAEPLRTMRLHGINKDAWARQSQRDIWRYDITTEGYKYNMTDIQAAMGLCQLMKLNKQHERRRNFAQIYQTELAKFPQISTPMVPDNPREHSWHLYIIQLQNGNRDKFVASLSEANIECSVHYIPLHLFEFYQEKYGYRVGDFPCAEAAFERVVSLPLHPGLTDGDIHTVVEAVGKTLDA, from the coding sequence ATGGCACAAAACCCATTCATCCCTTTCAGTCGTCCTTGGATTGATGATACCGAAATCGAAGCCGTTAGCCAAGTGCTCGCCTCCAAGTGGATTAGCACAGGCAACAGAGTGCGCGAATTTGAACGCGCCTTTGCTGAATACTTAGGTGTCAAGCACGCTATCGCCGTGAGTTCCTGCACCCACGCGCTGCATCTAAGTCTTGTTATAGCCGGTATCGGTAACGGCGACGAAGTCATCACAACGCCTTATACCTTCACTGCGACTGCTGAAGCAATCCGATACGTCGGTGCGAAGCCTGTGTTTGTGGACATCCATCCTGACACATTGAATATCGACACGAATAAAATCGAGCAGGCGATAACCCCGCGCACCAAGGCGATACTCCCCGTCCACATCGCAGGTATCGCATGCGATATGGATGCGCTACAAGACCTCTGTCAAAACCATAACCTCGTTCTTATCGATGACGCAGCCCACGCGATTCCAACCGAGTACAAGGGGCAATCCATCGGCAACATCGGCGATCTGTCCGCTTTTAGTTTTTATGCGAATAAAAATCTAACGACAGGCGAAGGGGGTATGATTACCACCAATAGCGACGCATTCGCCGAACCGCTCCGGACAATGCGGCTCCACGGCATCAACAAAGACGCTTGGGCACGCCAATCACAGCGCGATATCTGGCGGTACGACATTACCACTGAAGGTTATAAATACAACATGACCGACATCCAAGCGGCGATGGGGTTGTGTCAACTGATGAAACTCAACAAACAACATGAACGCCGCCGAAATTTCGCGCAGATTTACCAAACGGAACTGGCGAAGTTTCCACAAATAAGCACGCCTATGGTCCCGGATAATCCTCGTGAGCATTCGTGGCACCTCTATATTATTCAACTCCAGAACGGCAACCGCGACAAATTTGTGGCATCCTTAAGCGAAGCGAACATTGAATGCAGCGTCCACTATATTCCGTTACACCTCTTCGAGTTTTATCAGGAAAAATATGGCTACCGGGTCGGCGATTTCCCGTGTGCTGAGGCTGCATTTGAACGCGTCGTGAGTTTGCCTCTCCATCCGGGATTGACCGATGGAGATATCCACACCGTGGTTGAGGCAGTAGGAAAGACTTTGGACGCATAA
- a CDS encoding YkgJ family cysteine cluster protein translates to MRETSSAANAKLYQIIPSEVCFSCDVCCRFLEADSPLAPIFTKAETEKVIAHGADPTLFRPQVDGKSAQIRLKPHKDFYICPFFEPETSHCTIYPIRPLDCQLYPFALMFSEDGNEVVLGVDTLCPFGEAHLETEAFQQHIRHVIDYVESEAIRAEITANWSLIGDYQDTVKIVHTLAQLTDATSTAHT, encoded by the coding sequence ATGAGAGAGACATCCAGTGCAGCAAACGCCAAACTTTATCAAATCATCCCCAGCGAGGTCTGTTTCTCCTGTGATGTCTGCTGCCGATTCTTGGAAGCAGACAGTCCCCTCGCACCCATCTTCACTAAAGCCGAGACGGAAAAAGTTATAGCGCACGGTGCCGATCCTACGCTGTTCCGCCCACAAGTAGATGGAAAAAGTGCACAGATTCGCCTAAAACCCCACAAAGATTTCTACATCTGCCCTTTTTTTGAGCCAGAGACAAGTCACTGTACCATCTATCCGATTCGGCCACTTGACTGCCAACTCTATCCGTTCGCCCTCATGTTCAGCGAGGATGGGAACGAAGTTGTGCTCGGTGTGGATACCCTTTGCCCGTTCGGTGAAGCACATCTCGAAACGGAAGCCTTCCAGCAACATATCCGTCACGTTATTGATTATGTCGAGTCCGAAGCGATTAGGGCAGAGATCACCGCCAACTGGAGCCTCATCGGCGATTATCAAGACACTGTGAAAATTGTCCATACGTTAGCACAATTGACAGATGCGACTTCAACTGCTCACACTTAA